In the genome of Candidatus Cloacimonadota bacterium, one region contains:
- the ppdK gene encoding pyruvate, phosphate dikinase gives MTATKRVYLFGNGHAEGKADMKNLLGGKGANLAEMNLIGVPVPPGFTITTDACTEYNQAGPHKLRELLTDEVKAAVKHVEQIMNMQFGSNENPLLVSVRSGARASMPGMMDTILNLGMNDNAVQGIIKKTNNERFAWDSYRRFVQMYGDVVLGLKPQSKEEEDPFEVIIHHMKEEKGVKNDLELTSEDLKQLVALFKKAVKDNTGHDFPDDPWEQLWGAIFAVFDSWNNDRAMYYRQLNSIPHEWGTAVNVQAMVFGNMGNSSATGVAFTRDAATGENIFNGEYLINAQGEDVVAGIRTPQQITKEGSMRWAKLAGISEEERAANYPSLEEVMPQTYQELFDIQHKLEHHAHDMQDLEFTIQDGKLWMLQTRNGKRTGFAMVKIAVDMLNEGMIDEKTALLRMEPEKLDELLHPVFNKDALTKAHVIAKGLPASPGAATGQIVFFADDAEAWAKDGKKVILVRTETSPEDLRGMNVAKGILTARGGMTSHAAVVARGMGKCCVSGAGTLMINYKTRIMTVDGKSYKEGEWISLNGSTGQVLEGKVDTQDPELSGDFAKIMELADKYTKMKVRTNADTPKDATVARNFGAEGIGLCRTEHMFFEGDRIKAMREMILADDEAGRIKALDKLLPMQRSDFEGIFSAMDGFPVTVRLLDPPLHEFVPHEEKDQIEIAKDLGIDPQKVKDRVNSLHEFNPMLGHRGCRLGNTYPEITEMQARAIIEAAINVQKKGVKVFPEIMVPLIGTLAEFKLQEEIIRSTAEKVFQEKGQKVEYMVGTMIEIPRAALTADKIAESAEFFSFGTNDLTQMTFGYSRDDAGVFLPVYLRKNLLKHDPFQVLDQEGVGQLVEMGTKRGRSTRPNLKVGICGEHGGEPSSVEFCHSVGMNYVSCSPYRVPIARLAAAMAAIR, from the coding sequence ATGACTGCAACTAAACGCGTTTACCTTTTTGGTAACGGACATGCTGAAGGGAAAGCCGATATGAAGAATCTGTTGGGCGGAAAGGGTGCAAACCTTGCTGAAATGAATCTCATCGGTGTTCCCGTACCCCCCGGATTTACAATTACTACAGACGCCTGTACCGAATACAATCAGGCGGGACCCCACAAACTGCGTGAACTGCTCACCGACGAAGTAAAAGCCGCGGTTAAACACGTAGAGCAGATCATGAACATGCAATTTGGCTCAAATGAAAACCCGCTTCTTGTTTCGGTAAGATCTGGCGCCAGAGCCTCTATGCCGGGTATGATGGATACCATATTGAACCTTGGTATGAACGACAACGCCGTGCAAGGCATCATCAAGAAGACCAATAATGAACGCTTTGCGTGGGATAGCTACCGCCGCTTCGTACAGATGTATGGCGACGTGGTTTTGGGTCTGAAACCCCAAAGCAAAGAAGAGGAAGATCCTTTTGAAGTTATTATCCACCACATGAAAGAAGAGAAGGGCGTGAAAAACGACCTTGAGCTTACCAGTGAGGATCTAAAACAGCTTGTAGCACTTTTCAAAAAAGCCGTGAAAGACAATACAGGTCACGACTTCCCAGATGACCCATGGGAGCAGCTCTGGGGTGCCATCTTTGCCGTTTTTGATAGTTGGAACAATGACCGTGCCATGTATTATCGCCAGCTCAATAGTATTCCTCACGAGTGGGGAACAGCAGTGAATGTGCAGGCGATGGTCTTTGGGAATATGGGCAATTCCAGCGCTACGGGTGTCGCTTTTACTCGTGATGCCGCTACCGGAGAGAATATATTCAATGGTGAATACCTCATCAATGCGCAGGGCGAAGACGTAGTGGCGGGTATTCGCACTCCGCAACAAATAACCAAAGAAGGCTCTATGAGATGGGCAAAACTTGCTGGTATTAGCGAAGAAGAACGCGCTGCCAATTATCCATCTCTTGAGGAAGTAATGCCACAAACATATCAAGAACTCTTTGATATCCAGCATAAACTGGAACACCACGCCCACGATATGCAGGACCTGGAATTCACCATTCAAGATGGTAAATTATGGATGCTACAGACTCGTAATGGCAAGCGTACTGGTTTTGCAATGGTCAAGATCGCGGTAGATATGCTTAACGAAGGTATGATTGATGAAAAGACCGCACTTTTACGCATGGAACCCGAAAAACTGGATGAGCTACTGCATCCCGTGTTCAATAAAGACGCTCTTACCAAAGCCCATGTTATCGCTAAGGGGCTACCTGCCTCTCCCGGCGCTGCCACTGGCCAGATTGTCTTCTTTGCCGATGACGCCGAAGCTTGGGCAAAAGACGGCAAAAAAGTGATCCTCGTTCGCACCGAAACATCTCCTGAAGATCTACGTGGCATGAACGTTGCCAAGGGCATTCTTACTGCTCGCGGCGGCATGACATCCCATGCTGCAGTAGTTGCTCGTGGAATGGGTAAATGCTGCGTTTCCGGTGCCGGAACTCTGATGATTAATTACAAAACTCGTATTATGACAGTAGACGGTAAAAGCTACAAGGAAGGCGAGTGGATTTCTCTGAATGGCTCTACCGGTCAAGTTCTAGAAGGTAAAGTTGATACCCAAGATCCAGAACTTAGCGGAGATTTTGCCAAGATCATGGAGCTTGCCGATAAATACACAAAAATGAAAGTGCGCACCAATGCCGACACTCCCAAAGACGCCACAGTTGCCCGCAATTTTGGCGCTGAAGGCATTGGATTGTGTAGAACCGAACATATGTTCTTTGAAGGTGACCGCATCAAAGCCATGCGTGAAATGATTTTAGCAGATGACGAAGCGGGACGCATAAAGGCTTTGGATAAGCTTCTGCCGATGCAGAGGAGTGATTTTGAAGGAATCTTCTCTGCCATGGACGGTTTTCCAGTAACTGTACGCCTTTTAGACCCACCCCTGCACGAGTTCGTGCCACATGAGGAAAAGGACCAAATTGAGATTGCCAAAGATCTGGGCATAGATCCCCAAAAGGTGAAAGATAGGGTGAACTCTCTGCATGAATTTAATCCTATGCTGGGTCACCGCGGTTGCCGTTTGGGCAATACCTATCCCGAAATTACTGAGATGCAAGCGCGAGCAATAATCGAAGCTGCTATCAACGTTCAGAAGAAGGGCGTGAAGGTGTTTCCGGAGATAATGGTACCCCTCATCGGTACTCTTGCCGAATTCAAACTACAGGAAGAGATTATCCGCTCTACAGCCGAAAAAGTGTTTCAGGAAAAAGGACAGAAGGTGGAATATATGGTGGGAACCATGATTGAGATTCCACGTGCTGCTCTTACAGCCGATAAAATTGCCGAAAGTGCTGAATTCTTTAGCTTTGGCACCAACGACCTCACGCAGATGACCTTTGGCTACAGTCGTGATGACGCTGGAGTATTTCTTCCCGTTTACCTTAGAAAGAACCTACTCAAACACGATCCCTTCCAGGTATTGGATCAGGAAGGTGTAGGTCAATTGGTAGAAATGGGAACCAAACGTGGACGCAGCACCCGCCCGAACCTAAAAGTGGGCATCTGCGGCGAACACGGTGGCGAGCCCTCAAGCGTTGAGTTTTGCCACAGTGTTGGCATGAATTACGTGAGTTGTTCACCTTACCGCGTACCTATTGCAAGATTGGCTGCGGCAATGGCGGCGATCAGATAA